From the genome of Chloroflexota bacterium, one region includes:
- a CDS encoding DUF1501 domain-containing protein — protein sequence MLTRRRFLLGGGMVLAAAGAVPAFLSRTSRVVANSSASSPYGSDTILVVVQMSGGNDGLNMVVPFGLDGYHEARPTIGIDEDAVIPLEGAIGLHPEMGKLAELYRSGHVAIVQGAGYPNPILSHFQSMDVWHRATPDASIHDGWLADYLAATAGEAANPMYATSVTDVLSPALRGQGVTVASISSIENYQLRGDPRHPEDDQAFQDAATWIYGQDYGSQPLQSLVARTASSALASVAQVQGAVAAYRGSIEYPSFALANSLKTVAQLMAGNLGTRIYYVAFGGFDTHSAQAATHSRLLGGFSDSIDAFLRDVADQGKADRVLVMTFSEFGRRVHENASLGTDHGTAAPMLIIGSRVKGGLYGDHPSLTDLDANGNLKYGIDFRSVYGTVLEGWLGADQQATLGARYERLGFV from the coding sequence GTGTTAACGCGACGACGTTTTCTTCTCGGCGGTGGGATGGTGTTGGCGGCGGCCGGCGCCGTGCCCGCGTTTCTCTCTCGAACAAGCCGCGTGGTGGCCAACTCTAGCGCGTCCAGCCCGTATGGCTCGGACACGATTCTGGTTGTGGTCCAGATGAGCGGCGGGAATGACGGCCTCAATATGGTGGTGCCCTTCGGCCTGGACGGGTACCACGAGGCGCGGCCGACGATCGGGATCGACGAAGACGCCGTCATCCCGCTCGAGGGTGCGATCGGGCTCCACCCCGAAATGGGAAAGCTCGCCGAGCTCTATCGCTCAGGGCATGTCGCCATCGTGCAAGGTGCTGGCTATCCGAACCCGATCTTGTCTCATTTCCAATCCATGGACGTCTGGCACCGTGCGACGCCCGATGCCTCGATTCACGACGGGTGGCTCGCCGATTATCTTGCCGCGACGGCGGGTGAGGCGGCGAACCCGATGTACGCCACAAGCGTGACCGACGTGCTGAGTCCGGCGCTTCGTGGGCAGGGCGTCACGGTGGCGTCGATTTCGAGCATCGAGAACTATCAGCTCCGCGGCGATCCGCGACACCCGGAAGACGATCAGGCGTTTCAGGATGCGGCAACGTGGATTTACGGACAGGACTACGGCTCACAGCCCCTGCAGTCCCTGGTCGCTCGGACAGCGAGCTCGGCCCTGGCGTCCGTCGCCCAGGTTCAGGGGGCGGTCGCCGCCTACCGCGGCTCCATCGAGTACCCGAGCTTCGCCCTCGCAAACAGCTTGAAGACGGTCGCACAGCTCATGGCCGGCAATCTCGGAACGCGGATCTACTACGTCGCCTTCGGGGGCTTCGACACGCACTCGGCCCAAGCGGCTACTCACAGCAGGCTCCTTGGCGGCTTTTCGGACTCCATTGACGCGTTTCTGCGGGACGTCGCCGACCAGGGAAAAGCCGACCGCGTCCTCGTGATGACGTTCTCGGAGTTCGGGCGACGGGTCCACGAGAATGCCAGCCTGGGGACGGATCACGGGACCGCGGCGCCAATGCTCATCATCGGATCTCGCGTGAAGGGCGGCCTGTACGGCGATCATCCGAGCCTGACTGATCTCGACGCGAACGGTAACCTCAAGTACGGCATTGACTTTCGATCGGTCTACGGCACCGTGCTGGAGGGGTGGCTCGGCGCCGACCAGCAAGCCACGCTGGGCGCCCGGTACGAGCGCCTGGGCTTCGTGTGA